The Cottoperca gobio chromosome 22, fCotGob3.1, whole genome shotgun sequence genome contains a region encoding:
- the erg28 gene encoding probable ergosterol biosynthetic protein 28 — protein sequence MSRFLNVLRSWLLMVSVIAIGNTVQSFRDHSFLSEKLYTGTPEFVNGLQARTFGIWTLLSSIIRCSCAIDIQNKTLYHITLWTFVLALGHFLSEAFIYKTAPLTIGVMAPLIVASFSIIGMLIGYQCIPDSQEEVVTRQKKRN from the exons atgagTCGCTTTCTGAACGTCCTGCGGAGCTGGTTGTTGATGGTGTCAGTCATCGCGATAGGAAACACCGTGCAGAGTTTCAGAGATCACAGTTTTTTGTCAGAGAAGCTCTACACAGGAACTCCAGAGTTTG TGAACGGTCTCCAAGCTCGTACATTTGGTATTTGGACGTTGCTGTCGTCAATCATTCGCTGCTCCTGTGCCATTGATATCCAGAACAAGAC GCTCTATCACATCACCTTATGGACGTTTGTGCTGGCGTTGGGCCACTTTCTGTCTGAAGCTTTCATCTACAAAACTGCTCCTCTGACTATCGGGGTCATGGCACCTCTCATTGTGGCAA GTTTCTCCATCATAGGAATGCTGATTGGATACCAGTGTATCCCAGATTCACAAGAGGAAGTCGTGACACGACAGAAGAAGCGTAACTGA